In Humulus lupulus chromosome 6, drHumLupu1.1, whole genome shotgun sequence, a single genomic region encodes these proteins:
- the LOC133785421 gene encoding uncharacterized protein LOC133785421 — MKDPGSFTIPCTIGNSYCGMALCDLGASINLMPMSVYRQSGIGEVRPTTVTLQLADRSLSYPDGKIGDVLVKVDKFIFLVDFIVLDYEADREVPIILGRPFLATGRTLIDVQKGELTMRVQNEQVTFNVFKDMRFPDEVEECSVVSVVDSLASKELENNFDDPLERLLMFDSHAEDEDEYLAWQEVS; from the coding sequence ATGAaagatcctgggagtttcaccATTCCATGTACCATTGGTAATTCTTATTGTGGCATGGCATTATGTGACTTGGGTGCTAGTATAAATCTGATGCCTATGTCTGTGTATAGACAATCGGGGATTGGTGAAGTCCGACCTACCACAGTGACTCTACAACTTGCAGATAGATCTCTTTCTTATCCAGATGGGAAGATTGGGGATGTCTTGGTAAAAGTTGATAAGTTCATTTTCCTAGTTGATTTCATTGTGTTGGATTATGAGGCAGACAGGGAGGTACCAATCATTCTAGGGAGGCCTTTTCTAGCTACTGGTAGAACTTTGATTGATGTGCAAAAGGGTGAACTTACTATGAGGGTTCAAAATGAGCAGGTGACTTTCAATGTTTTCAAGGATATGAGATTTCCAGATGAGGTCGAAGAGTGTTCTGTGGTTTCAGTGGTAGACTCTTTGGCTTCAAAGGAATTAGAAAACAATTTTGATGATCCTCTAGAGAGACTCTTGATGTTTGATTCACATGCAGAGGATGAGGATGAATACTTGGCTTGGCAAGAAGTTAGCTAA